A stretch of DNA from Promicromonospora sukumoe:
GAGCTCGGGTTCGGCCACGGGCCCGACCCGCTCACCGTGCCGTTCGGCGTCACCACGCACCTCGACGCGGACGCCGGCACGCTCACGCTGGACCACCCGGCCCTGACGCTTCGCTGAGCCGGGGCCGATGCCCGCGCCCAGCAGGACCGGGGCCCGGGCACCGGGCGGCTCGCTCAGTCGAGCTCGGCCGTCTGTCCCTCGAAGTACGTCTGCAGCACCACCGTGGTGCGCGTCGACACCTTCGCCGTCCGCCGGATCTTCCCCAGCAGCTCCTCCAGCGAGCGCGGCGACGCCACGCGCACGGTGAGCAGGTAGTTCGCGTTGCCCGCCACCGAGTAGCAGGACTCGATGCCGGGCATGCCGCGCAGCTTCTCGGGCGCGTCGTCCTCCTGCGCCTGGTCCAGGGGCGTGATCTCGATGAAGGCGGAGAGCGGCAGCCCCACCGCCTCCGGGTTCACGACCGCCCGGTAGCCCATGATGACGCCCCGCGCCTCCAGCTTGCGCACCCGCACCTGTACCGCGGACAGGGACAGCCCCGAGATCTCGGACAGCACCGCGAGCGTCGTGCGCCCGTCCTTGCGCAGTGCGTCGACGAGCGCCCTGTCCACCCCGTCGAGCGGTGTCAGATCGTTGTCGGTCATCCCGCCACCTCCGCCGCTTCCAGCCAGGCCGCCTCGAGCTCGTCGCGTTCGCTCACCAGGTCGCGGAGCTCCGCGTCCAGCCGCGCGACGGCCTGATAGTCCGTGGCCTGCTGCGCGATGTTCTCGTGCAGCTCGGCCTCCTTCTGGGCAATCTTCGCAAGTCGTCGCTCGATTCGGGAGACCTCCTTCTTCGCGGCCCGGATGTCGCGCTGGGACAGCTCGTCGCCGGAGCCGTTGCCGGCCGCCGCCGGGCCCGTGCCCGACGTCGTCCCCGCGGCCCCGGTCCCGCCGGCCGCGCCG
This window harbors:
- a CDS encoding Lrp/AsnC family transcriptional regulator gives rise to the protein MTDNDLTPLDGVDRALVDALRKDGRTTLAVLSEISGLSLSAVQVRVRKLEARGVIMGYRAVVNPEAVGLPLSAFIEITPLDQAQEDDAPEKLRGMPGIESCYSVAGNANYLLTVRVASPRSLEELLGKIRRTAKVSTRTTVVLQTYFEGQTAELD